One window of the Pyxicephalus adspersus chromosome 5, UCB_Pads_2.0, whole genome shotgun sequence genome contains the following:
- the LOC140331493 gene encoding ATP-binding cassette sub-family B member 5-like, with translation MTDLIENGLELNKAQPTKENDDLEDFKNPILKNKEKEKIKSVGPIQIFRYANGLDIFYMIVGIIGAIGNGVSQPLMFIVFGEMTDSILCYNSSLSNTSQCAKFKPLDEQMTLFSFYYVGIGAGVIICAYFQVSFWVLAAARQTRRMRQVFFHSVLSKEIGWFDVTQSGELNTRLTDDINKINDGIGDKVGHLVQNLSTFVAGLLIGLINGWKLALVLMATGPVLAISTAISSKMLVSLTSKELTAYAKAGAVAEEVLSSIRTVVAFGGQENEIKRYTNNLGEAKKIGIKKTITSQMAVGIMYFIIYASYALGFWYGAKLVLGDNDYTIGKVMLVFFSVVFSSYCIGQAASHLEAFSVARGAAYNIFKIIDQPSKINSFSREGYEPDYIKGNVEFRDVDFSYPSRMAVQVLKGLNLTVKSGQTVALVGQSGCGKSTTVQLLQRLYDPQEGQILVDGHDIRSLNIRRHRELIGVVSQEPVLFATTIKNNIRYGRLDVTDEEIERAAKEANAYDFIMELPDKFETLAGERGAQLSGGQKQRIAIARALVRNPRILLLDEATSALDTESESVVQAALDKASEGRTTIVIAHRLSTVWTADLIVVLENGSVAEKGTHSELLEKKGIYHSLATAQAIQRSVESETGQGTLEKPSLVQRINSNLSTGKFSMSEKGEEDDVVEEEEEQKLPKISFFRLLKLNKSEWPYILFGTLAAMINGGAHPAFSILFAKAIAIFGTNDQEFIQREINLYCIIITVIGVVSFFTYFTQGFMFGRSGEVLTMRLRHMAFKAMLRQEISWFDDKKNNTGALTTRLATDASQIQTATGSRLGLIAENFAVMILCLVISLVFGWELALLILALTPVLITSGFLELRALTGFANRDKKQLQQAGKIATEAVDNIRTVVSLTRERTFEEMYSESLQKPYRNSQRKAQVYGICFAFSQSFIHFTYAISYRFGAFLIETRRMTPEDVFLVFSLLAYGAITIGQTLSFAPDYAKAKSAASHLFALFNSQPAIDSYSDQGKKLETCQGNIELHKITFNYPSRPDVPVLQELSIKISSGKTVAFVGSSGCGKSTSVQLLQRFYDPLQGAVLFDNVDVKKLNVQWLRSQIGIVSQEPVLFNCSIAENIAYGDNSRVVSMEEIQQAAKAANIHSFIEQLPEKYNTPVGGRGTQLSGGQKQRIAIARALIRAPKLLLLDEATSALDNESEKVVQQALDQARQGRTCILIAHRLSTVQNADLIVVMKNGKIIEHGTHQQLLSNRGAYYDLVNAQTIT, from the exons gtcaATGTGCTAAATTTAAACCACTGGATGAACAGATGACTCT gttttccttCTACTACGTGGGAATAGGAGCAGGAGTCATAATTTGTGCGTATTTTCAGGTCTCCTTTTGGGTCCTAGCTGCTGCAAGACAGACTAGAAGAATGAGACAAGTGTTTTTTCATTCTGTGTTATCAAAAGAAATTGGTTGGTTTGATGTCACACAGTCTGGTGAACTGAACACTCGTCTTACAGA CGACATTAATAAAATCAATGATGGAATTGGTGACAAAGTTGGGCATCTTGTACAGAATCTTTCAACCTTTGTAGCTGGATTACTAATTGGGTTAATCAATGGATGGAAACTTGCCTTAGTCCTTATGGCCACTGGTCCTGTTCTGGCTATTTCAACAGCCATATCttcaaag ATGCTGGTGTCACTGACAAGCAAGGAGCTTACTGCATATGCAAAGGCTGGAGCTGTGGCTGAAGAGGTCCTCTCCTCTATACGGACAGTGGTGGCATTTGGAGGTCAagagaatgaaataaaaag GTACACAAATAACTTAGGAGAAGctaaaaaaattggaattaaaaaaactatCACTTCTCAGATGGCTGTTGGaattatgtattttatcatttatgcTTCCTACGCACTTGGATTTTGGTATGGAGCAAAGTTGGTGTTAGGTGACAATGATTATACAATTGGTAAAGTTATGTTG gtcttcttCAGTGTGGTCTTCAGCAGCTATTGCATCGGCCAGGCAGCTTCCCACCTGGAAGCTTTTTCTGTGGCAAGAGGTGCTGCCTATAATATCTTCAAAATCATAGATCAG CCATCCAAAATAAACAGCTTTTCAAGAGAAGGATATGAGCCGGActatataaaaggaaatgtaGAATTTAGGGATGTGGATTTCTCCTATCCATCAAGAATGGCTGTTCAG GTTCTAAAAGGACTCAATCTGACTGTGAAATCTGGACAAACAGTGGCTTTGGTTGGACAAAGTGGATGCGGTAAAAGCACCACAGTGCAGCTGCTGCAGAGGCTGTATGATCCACAAGAAGGACAG ATATTGGTTGATGGTCATGATATACGGTCTTTAAATATCAGACGACACAGAGAATTAATTGGAGTAGTCAGCCAAGAGCCTGTACTCTTTGCAACCACCATTAAAAACAACATTAGGTATGGAAGATTAGATGTAACAGATGAAGAAATTGAGAGAGCAGCTAAAGAAGCCAATGCCTATGACTTCATTATGGAACTTCCTGAT AAATTTGAAACTCTGGCTGGAGAAAGAGGAGCCCAGCTCAGTGGTGGCCAGAAGCAAAGAATAGCCATAGCTAGAGCATTGGTCCGAAATCCCAGGATACTCTTACTGGATGAGGCTACTTCAGCTCTCGATACTGAAAGTGAATCTGTCGTCCAAGCGGCCCTAGACAAG gCCAGCGAGGGTCGTACCACAATCGTCATTGCCCATCGTTTGAGCACAGTGTGGACAGCTGATCTCATTGTTGTGTTGGAGAATGGTTCTGTGGCTGAAAAAGGAACACATTCTGAATTATTGGAGAAGAAAGGAATATATCATTCACTAGCAACAGCTCAG GCCATACAGAGGTCTGTGGAAAGTGAAACAGGACAAGGGACCCTGGAGAAACCATCTTTAGTGCAGAGGATAAACTCCAATTTGTCAACCGGAAAATTCTCCATGTCTGAAAAGGGGGAGGAAGATGATGTAgtagaggaggaagaggag caaaaacttcccaaaatttcatttttcagaCTACTTAAACTGAATAAATCAGAGTGGCCTTATATCTTGTTTGGAACCCTTGCAGCAATGATCAATGGAGGGGCCCATCCAGCTTTCAGCATTTTATTTGCCAAAGCTATAGCT atATTTGGAACAAATGACCAAGAATTTATCCAGCGTGAAATTAATCTTTACTGCATCATAATTACTGTGATTGGTGTGGTATCCTTCTTTACATACTTTACACAG GGATTTATGTTTGGAAGATCAGGGGAAGTTCTTACTATGCGTCTGCGACATATGGCATTCAAAGCAATGTTACGGCAG GAAATATCCTGGTTTGATGACAAGAAAAATAACACAGGAGCTTTAACAACCCGACTTGCCACTGATGCTTCACAAATACAAACT GCTACTGGCTCCAGACTTGGTTTAATTGCAGAAAACTTTGCTGTCATGATACTCTGCCTTGTAATTTCTCTAGTTTTTGGCTGGGAGTTGGCCTTGCTGATTTTAGCTCTCACCCCTGTCCTTATAACTTCTGGATTTCTGGAGCTCAGAGCACTGACTGGTTTTGCTAATCGGGATAAAAAACAGCTTCAGCAAGCTGGAAAG attgcaacagAAGCCGTGGATAATATCCGAACTGTGGTGTCACTGACTAGAGAGAGAACCTTTGAAGAGATGTACTCAGAAAGCCTGCAAAAGCCATACAG GAACTCGCAGCGTAAAGCTCAAGTGTATGGCATCTGTTTTGCATTCAGTCAGTCATTCATACATTTCACCTATGCAATAAGTTATCGTTTTGGAGCATTCTTGATTGAAACTAGAAGGATGACTCCAGAAGACGTATTTCT AGTGTTCTCTCTCCTGGCATACGGTGCGATAACAATAGGACAGACATTGTCCTTTGCTCCTGACTATGCTAAAGCCAAGTCAGCAGCTTCTCATCTGTTTGCATTGTTCAACAGTCAGCCAGCTATTGACAGCTACAGTGACCAGGGGAAAAAACTG GAAACATGTCAAGGAAACATAGAATTACATAAGATCACCTTTAATTATCCATCACGTCCAGATGTGCCAGTGCTCCAAGAGTTATCCATCAAGATATCCAGTGGAAAAACTGTAGCATTTGTGGGTAGCAGTGGATGTGGAAAAAGTACTTCTGTTCAACTCCTACAGAGGTTCTATGATCCCCTACAGGGGGCAGTG cTGTTTGATAATGTTGATGTGAAGAAATTAAACGTGCAATGGCTCCGGTCTCAGATAGGCATCGTGTCCCAGGAACCTGTGCTGTTTAACTGCAGCATTGCTGAGAATATCGCCTATGGGGACAACTCCCGTGTGGTCTCCATGGAGGAAATACAACAGGCCGCTAAGGCAGCCAATATTCATTCTTTCATAGAACAGCTTCCGGAG AAATATAATACACCAGTTGGTGGTAGAGGAACTCAACTGTCAGGAGGTCAGAAACAGAGGATTGCCATTGCCCGGGCACTTATCCGAGCTCCAAAACTGTTACTGCTGGATGAGGCTACCTCAGCACTGGATAATGAAAGTGAAAAG GTTGTACAACAAGCTCTTGACCAAGCCAGACAAGGAAGGACCTGCATCCTGATCGCCCACAGACTGTCCACAGTCCAGAATGCTGACCTTATTGTCGTCATGAAGAATGGGAAGATAATAGAACATGGAACACATCAACAGCTCCTGTCAAATCGAGGAGCCTATTATGATCTTGTGAATGCACAAACTATAACTTAA